From the genome of Candidatus Poribacteria bacterium:
AAAGTATCAATGATGGTATCGGATGAGGTAGGTGGAAGAACGGGAACAGCAAATGCTTCGTCGGGAACGCGGTGATACGCCTGTAAACCTGCCTTGTGGCTTCCGGGTAGGAATTGCAAAGCACCGTTTTCAGTTTTGACATCGACTAATGGCAGCCACACAGTTAGATGCGTGTCATTTTCGGTGTCCGGCATATAGGCACTGTCTTGGTGCCATGGAAGTGTGGTCAGTTTTTCGTTCGGGAGTTTCGGACGCACCCAAAAATCACCATTGAACTGAATATCACTACCGATAAGATGCTCAAGCACATCCAACACCTTCGGATGGGTTATCAGGTCAAAGAGTGCCTCACTGAAGACAAGCGTATGCCAGCCAAAAACCTCATTCTCCCTGCCACACGCCTTTAGGATCGCATGCCAACGGCGTTCAAATGCCAACTTTTCATACGCGTCAGAGATGATCCCTTCGTTATGGAGTTCGGTGGCACGTCTATCAACGGCTTCAGAAATAACAGTGATTAACGGCACGAGATCCGTCTCACTCAGTGCCGATTCCACGACAATATAGCCTTGCTCCGTAAATTTTTCAGAATACGTTCCCATCGTTTTTAGTGATATGCCTTTATCGCGCCCCAAACAATTGTTAGTTTGTCCTTGGGTTTCACAGGCAGCGGCTCCATCGAATCCTCAACAGAGATTGCCTCGTCCCAGAACGCCACCTCGTCAACAGCACCACCATAATGGTTCTGACCATTTCGACTCCCGATCGTGAAAGGCAGCCCTTCGGTAATGTGAACAGCATCATTACCCGCCATCTCGCCTTCTAACTTGCCATCAACATAAGCCTTTACGGACTCACCATCGTACGAACCGAAGATATGATACCACTGTCCAATTTCCATTTTAACATTGCCAACACAACAGACGAGATTGTTGCCGGGACCCGTAGAGACCTCAAAAGAGAGCGTCCCATCAGGTTCA
Proteins encoded in this window:
- a CDS encoding phytanoyl-CoA dioxygenase family protein, which encodes MGTYSEKFTEQGYIVVESALSETDLVPLITVISEAVDRRATELHNEGIISDAYEKLAFERRWHAILKACGRENEVFGWHTLVFSEALFDLITHPKVLDVLEHLIGSDIQFNGDFWVRPKLPNEKLTTLPWHQDSAYMPDTENDTHLTVWLPLVDVKTENGALQFLPGSHKAGLQAYHRVPDEAFAVPVLPPTSSDTIIDTLEMKRGDLLVFNNLVFHRSLFNRSDIIRWSVDFRFSQTGTSLDGLWHEAIAYPARARETRRCPTSWQDWYAQWKASPHKDRFV
- a CDS encoding LamG domain-containing protein; protein product: MSLSKIACLIFFLLGVIGLTADAELVGYWSFDEVDGADDLSGNGNDGIIRGNPKVIDGKLGEALEFNGSTDYVEIPDAPSISELEALSLAAWIKPTKLGAWVAVAEKGIHLNWSYGFFIEPDGTLSFEVSTGPGNNLVCCVGNVKMEIGQWYHIFGSYDGESVKAYVDGKLEGEMAGNDAVHITEGLPFTIGSRNGQNHYGGAVDEVAFWDEAISVEDSMEPLPVKPKDKLTIVWGAIKAYH